The Deltaproteobacteria bacterium DNA segment TTCGACGGAAGAAGAACCGTTTTAGACATCAAGGCGGAATTCACACGACAAACCGGTTCGTTCCTTTATTCGGAAGAACTCGAGCGCTTGATCGGCCTGTTGGACAACTGCTTCTTACTGGAAAACGAGACCTTTCGCAACGCTTTAGGCCGATTGCAGGAGGAATTCGCCCAAAGCGGCGAACGACACGCCTTCCACGCAGGAACGGGCTATCCGGAAGACCCCGGCGAGCTTGCGCGGCTGATTGAGGGGTTCTACGGCCACCCGGAGGCGCCCCGGGCGACCGAACCAAAGCCTAAAGAACACGTGCGAGGATTCATTGCCCCTCACATCGACGTTCGTTCGGGCGGCCCCACGTTTGCCGCCGGCTACAACGCGCTCAAGAATTCAGCCTCTTTTCCGGACCTGTTTATCATTTTGGGCACGGGCCATCAGGGACTGGAAAATCTTTTCGCTTGCACCCGAAAGACCTTTGTCACTCCCTTCGGTCCGGTGCAAACGGATTCCGATTTCGTGGACCGGCTCGTGTCCGGTTTGCCCGTAGATCTCACAAGAGAAGAACTCGCTCATCGAACCGAACATGTCATCGAATTTCAGCTTATTTTTCTCCAGCACCTGTACGCCGGCAGGCACGAGTTCCAGATCGTACCCATACTCTGTTCCTTCGAGCCGGACTGCCTCCTCCCACGGCAATCCGACGGCAGGGCGGCCCTGTTCGCGCAGTTCGTGGAACGCCTGGGCATGCTCATCGATCGCACCGAAAAGCGCGTCTGTGTGATCGCAAGCGTGGACCTCGACCACGTCGGCCCCAGGTACGGAGATTCATTTCGACCGGACCACGGAACCATAACCCGACACCTGACTGAAGACCGGGAGCTTCTCGACCTCCTCTCCGCAGGTCACACGGAACAGTTCCTGAAAGACGTGGCCTGCAAGAACGCGAGGAAGAAGATCTGCGGATTTTCACCCATCTACACCTTGATGAATGTTCTTCCCGGCGTCAGGGGCGAGTTGTTAAGATTGGACCATACGGTGGTGGACGGCCGGGGGTCGTTCGTAACCTATGCGGCCATGGCTTTCTACGGCGCGTGAAGGCCCGATTTGAGAGCATACGTATGAGCGATGCCGGAAGGGGAGCTTACAAACAGGTTCGGCCTTCCTGCGTCCGGTGACATACGGGGGCATCCCGCAGGAAGGCCGAAAACGGATCTCACTCTCGGGGAAACGGACCTACCGAACGTTTATGGCGATGGTTTTACTGCCGGTCCGTTGGCGTTTGGGGAGCTTGACCTTAAGAATACCGTTCTTGTATTCCGCCTGGACGGCGTCCGCGTCCACCGGAAACGGGAGGCGGATCCTGCGTCTGAAACCGCCGCAGAAGCACTCGGTCTGATGGTAGTCCTCTTCGGCCGCCTCCTCGTGGCGCTTCTTCTCGCCGCTGATCGTCAAGAAATTATCGTGCAGGGAAATGTCAATGTCCTCCGCCTTCATCCCGGGTAATTCGGCCCGCACCAGAACCGCCTCCGGCGTCTGCGATACGTCCAAGGAAGGCGTCCAATTCGAAGGCAACGAAGAACCGAACACCGGATGTTCCCTGAAAAAACAGTCGAACATGTCTTCGATTTCTTCTCTGAGAGCGCTGACCTCTTTCTTTCGCCACGGCGCGATGTTACGCATGAGGAAATCTCCTTGAATTTGGCTGTGGAAGCTCCGGCCCCGTTGAGTGGGACCAGGAAAATCCATCTGCGGCCGGCTCGACATCCCGACGGACCGTTTCTCTTAAACGGAGCTCGGATCGAGCAAACCACGCGTCCTGTTTCGGACTATATTCGGACTAGATGTAGACGCGTTCCCGGCTCTCTTTGAGGGTCGTCTGTACTTCGGACTCATCCTTCGCTCCCCTGAGCCCCACCAGCAGCTTGGTGTCCCGAATCATCCTTGCGAGCGTCTCGAGGATGAGGAGCACCTGGTCGTGTTCACCCTTGGGAGTCAGAAGAACGAACGCCACGTCCACCGGTTTCCGATCCAGGGAACCGAACTTGATGGGTCTCTTCAAGCGTGCGATAACCACGATACCTTCCGAGAGCGCCGACAGTTCGGCGTGAGGAAACGCCACTCCCAGCCCGATCCCGGTGGACATGATCTCCTCGCGATCCACCAGGCTTTCGACCAGTTCGTATTCATCGTCCACGCAACCTAGCATGCATAAGCGGGCTGCTACCTTGACGAAAAGATCCTCCTTGTCTTCCGCCTCAACGTCTAGAAGAATCAGTTCCTCGGGAAGATTCCGAAAAGTGTCCATCGCTTCATCTTCCCTCGAGTCCCCAGGTGGAGCTCCCAGCATCGAGGACCTCTAAACGAACCGTATCGGCACGCCGGCGCGCCCGCCTCGGATGAACTTCCGAGACCCATCACTTCTTCCGCCAACGGCGGAAGTCGACCATTAGGATTAAATTTAGCACCACCTCCGGGAGCTTGTCAAAATGTAATGTGATGAAACGATAGGCCGGTCTCCGGGCATCCTCGCTCGCTTATGCTCTTCCCGTCCGCCTTGGCCTCCAGGCGCTCCGCCCGCTGTCGCTTTTTCTCACGGAGATTGAATCCATTCCGGTGGTTTCGGCTCTTTACAGCCAAGGCGAAACGTCCGAAACGGCCCAATGACCCGGTGGGTCTTCCGCGCCCGCCCGACCTGACGCTTTTTTTCGACCTTTCGCACTTGGGCCTCGTAATGGTTTTCGCCCTGACGGCGCTGGCGCTGAAGCTCCTGAGGGTGAAATGGCTGACAGCCCGTTGACGGGTGCGCGAGGGGCGTTCGGCTTGACAAACGCCCCTCATTCATGATTTGATTATATGAGTATTTGACGAAGGGCGCGTGGCGGGCACACATTTGAATTCGACGAAGGAAAGAGCCTTCCTCCGGGAAGGCTCGAGTCCGCGGGGATCTTCCCGCCATGACCGGACGCCGCTGCATTCGGGAATGCGCCGGATGCGGGACGTCCTTTTGGAGGCTCGGATCGTGAAACGCGCCCGGTTCATCGTTTTTCTTTGCATGACCTGTCTTTTCGGCCATGGCTCCGTCCATGCCGCTCCGGTGCAAGGCCCCGTCCTGCTCACCCAAATCGCCGGCACGGGCACTTCCTGGTTCGGGTCGCCCATCATCCACAACCTCGGCGGCGGCGAACGCAAGCTCATCGGAACCTATTACAGCGTGTACGTTTGGGACAGCGAGTTCAATCTGCTCGATACCGCCCCTTCCGGGGAAGAATATCCCCACCAGGGACGCATTTACGCTCCGGCCGTCTGCGCCGATCTGGATCGAGACGGCGTGTTCGAGATCGTCGTCGGAAGCAATCAGGGTAAGGTGGCGGCGTACGAATGGAAAAACGGGGCGTTGTCCATCAAGAACGGGTGGCCTGCAAGCGCGTGCGACGCGGGACAATGCCCGGAAGTCAGGGGACTCGCATCCGGGGATCTGGACGGCAACGGGTCGATTGAAATTGTGGCCACCACCATCCAGACGTCCGGCGGGGCCCAGGTGTTCGTCTTCAATCCCGACGGAACGTCCTATCAGCCGCCCGGTCTCGAGTATGCCGCCTGGCCCCGATACAACACGGCCACCGGTCCCGGCGGAGACGCCGACTCCAACGGCCAGGGAAACCACGGATACGGCTGTTTCGGCCTCAACGTGGGAGTCGGGAATCTCGACGACGACGCCTTTCTCGAGGTCGTCGTCACCTTCGACAATCACCAGATCAACGTGTTTCAGCACACCGGCGTCAGCATGCTCGCGTCCGACTATTTTACGAACCGTTCCTCGGAATATCTGGGAAATCGCCTGAACTGGGGCCAATTCATCCGGTGGTTCGATAGGCAGGTGGAGGAAGACCACTATCATCTGCACACGGGAACCTGGCCCCATCCGAACAACGATAAATGGATGCAATGGACCGATTCCCCGCCCAATGTGGCTGACCTGAACGGGGACGGGAAAAACGAAGTCGTCTGCGTCTCCAACGTGGAAATGGATGTGCCGTACGACACCAAGCATCATTCCGTCATGGTGCTCGAAGGATCCTACGGTGACGGGTCTCGCAGCGCTCGGCGTCTCCCCGGGTGGGAAAACCTGCCCTCGTCCGATTATCCCCTGAGCCGTGAAGGACACACCTGGTATCCTCCTCCGAATCCGCCCGCGCCCACGGTCGTGAACATTACGGGAGACAGGGCTCCCGAAATCCTGTACGGCGCCCATGATGGGCACATCTATTGTATTTCATCCACGGCAACTCAGTTATGGCGAAGGGACATCCGGCACGGCCGGGCCCTCATGTACGCCTCCGAGATCCGGTCGGCGGATCTCAACCAGGATAATACGCCCGAACTGATCCTCACGACCTATGTGGATCCGGACAATCTGGCGCCGGGGCTCCCTCACGGCTACCTCATGATCCTGGACACCAGCGGATCGATCCTGTTCGATATTCAGCTTCCGGAACAGGGGA contains these protein-coding regions:
- the amrB gene encoding AmmeMemoRadiSam system protein B, with the translated sequence MNNSDTPKLRAVDAIPVTYEGRRMLLLRDPLRLTANDVCLPMEAAFLLQFFDGRRTVLDIKAEFTRQTGSFLYSEELERLIGLLDNCFLLENETFRNALGRLQEEFAQSGERHAFHAGTGYPEDPGELARLIEGFYGHPEAPRATEPKPKEHVRGFIAPHIDVRSGGPTFAAGYNALKNSASFPDLFIILGTGHQGLENLFACTRKTFVTPFGPVQTDSDFVDRLVSGLPVDLTREELAHRTEHVIEFQLIFLQHLYAGRHEFQIVPILCSFEPDCLLPRQSDGRAALFAQFVERLGMLIDRTEKRVCVIASVDLDHVGPRYGDSFRPDHGTITRHLTEDRELLDLLSAGHTEQFLKDVACKNARKKICGFSPIYTLMNVLPGVRGELLRLDHTVVDGRGSFVTYAAMAFYGA
- a CDS encoding Hsp20/alpha crystallin family protein; the protein is MRNIAPWRKKEVSALREEIEDMFDCFFREHPVFGSSLPSNWTPSLDVSQTPEAVLVRAELPGMKAEDIDISLHDNFLTISGEKKRHEEAAEEDYHQTECFCGGFRRRIRLPFPVDADAVQAEYKNGILKVKLPKRQRTGSKTIAINVR
- a CDS encoding PTS sugar transporter subunit IIA, with product MDTFRNLPEELILLDVEAEDKEDLFVKVAARLCMLGCVDDEYELVESLVDREEIMSTGIGLGVAFPHAELSALSEGIVVIARLKRPIKFGSLDRKPVDVAFVLLTPKGEHDQVLLILETLARMIRDTKLLVGLRGAKDESEVQTTLKESRERVYI